GAGGCTTTCTCGCTTTCGACCCAGCTGCGGCCTGCGGGAGGCGTCCCCATTGccgtaaaaaagaaagaagagaaaagaaaagggtagGAGaaagaaaccgccgccgccgccgccgccgccgccatgactCCCGCCGATGCCTTCCTCATCCTCGACTTCCTCGCCGGCAACCGCCTCATCCCCCACTCCGTCTTCACCAccctcctcgcctccctcccaTCCGTCTCGCCCCACAcctctcctcgcctccgcgcAGGCCTCGCTCTCCGCGCTCTCGACTCCGCCCTCTCGATCTCGGAGTCGTCGGAGATGGACGCCCCCACCCTCCTGCGCAAGGCGCGGGCTGTCCTCGCGGATCCAGACCTTGCCCCCTTCTTTCCGCAGCACCTCGCTGCACCCGCCTCTGCCGACGacgccccggccgccgccgtggctcACCTCAACCGCCTTCTCGACGTTGAGTGGGCGAGCCTCCCTCCTTCCTCGCTCGAGATCGCGGCCGAACGGATCGTTGGCTCTCAAGCCCTCCATTCGTGGGCAAATGCCGACCACGCCCAACGTTCAAAGCTTCGTCTACTCGGTGGGCATCCCCTTTCTTAATCTTCGAGTTCAATCCCCTCTTCATCATCGCTGACTGCTCTTCCTGTTATGTAATTTGGGTGTTACTTATTTCAAATTCCAGGTCTTGAAATTACTgctatttcataaattttggcATATGCCTCTGTGCAGCTGAAAAATACTCCACTTCTTTGTATCAGTTTTACTCACCCTTAGCCGTTTCTGCAGTAGGAGAGTCCACAGCGCTTGAGATTTTAGACACGCTTCAACGGCCGGATGCATCCACAAATCATCCAGGAACGCTGCCTCAAGTTGATAATGCACCGGAAACAAACGGTGCTTCTCATTGTGCTCAACAAAACGATGGGGCCAAGAGCGGTCTTGTTAAACAAAATGCTGAAGCCGATCGTCCTCAACAAGATAGCACTCGACATCAACAAGACTCGGTGCAAGGAGCATCCAATTCCCAACTTAAAGAAAGTTCAGTAACAATGGAATCTATTAGAGGCACGGGTCCTGATATCACAGGCTTTATGGAAGAAGCTACACCTCGTGTTGCTGGACAGTTTGCCCCTGACAACATCAAGAACCATCAAGTCACAGGTTCTAAGCGCAGTTTAATGGAGAGGAATCCGACTGCCAGCACTTATGAGGTTATCTCGTTATGTTTTTGTTGTACTGGTGATGGGAAAGAAACAATATTGCCAAGGTTGTGCATATTAGTCATTCTATCTCGTAGCCCATCAACATGCTTAGCCAGCTCTTTAGTTTGTTATGACCATGGCTAGTGTAGAACCTCCTTGTTTGAAATATTTTGCTTAATACAGAATGAATGAGTTGCTCTGATGTATCACTTGCAGGTTGTTAGTTAATCTAGTCAcctttgatactccctccgttttttaatagatgacgccgttgactttttctcacatatttgaccattcgtcttattcaaaaattttatgcaaatatataagatataaatcacacttaaagtactataaatgataaaacaactcataacaaaataagttataattacgtaaattttttgaataagacgaatggtcaaacatgtgagaaaaagtcaacggcgtcatctattaaaaaacggaggtagtactttgtTACGCTTCTATTTCTGTGCCCTTCGCGAGGAGTGGAGATGGACCCCATGTCTTGTTgcctcgatttttttttcttgtgaagtGCAGTTGACTGGTTTACCTACGATCTACTCATAACATATACTAATTCATGTGCGGTTATctgttattatattatataggGGGAGCATTTGTGTAATATTATGGTGGTATCTCATCGTATTTTTGAAGTGCAGTGGGATGGCAGCGATTCCGAAGGGAAAAGGCCTGCAGCAAAGCGCCGGTTACCCATTTTTGAAAGGACAGCAAAACCTTCTCCTACAGCTGCACATAAGACGAGAAAAAAGTGGAGCGAGAAACAAGAAAAAACCTTGCTggaaggggtggagaagtatgttttttttcattcaaGCATGCATTCTTGGTTTGGATTTGCTGTttaactttcaatttttttttggggaaatCTATCCAATTTCCGACACAGTCGGATGTGCTTTGAGACGTGTGCAGGTGTGATGGGGTAAAAAACAACTTTGGGTTGATCGCACGCAACCCACTGAGCTACCCACCTTTTGTGACTTACACATCACTTGCACCCTGGTTATATTGTAATTACATGCTAATTACATACAtttgacagatttttttttggggtctgTCGAATGTGGAAGTTCCTtcttggtttggttgctctATGATGGTATTGATCCATTGAGTATGATGAGTTTTCATTGTTAACATAGGTATGGAAAAGGCAACTGGAAAGATATCAAAATGGCATACCCTGATGTATTTGAAGATAGATCGACAGTACGTACTTTGATTTGCTAATACTATTTTGCTTGTTTTTAGTAAACTCGAAGGTTAATTTGGTCCCTGTGCAGGTAGATTTGAAGGATAAATTCAGAAATTTGGAAAGGCATCTATGCGCTTGAGGCGTGCCTACTTTAGGAGGAATTGTTATGGTATATATATAGCGACTTGAAGTTAGCTATGCCAAAGCAGACGCATTCTGTAGTCCTGGATGGATGATGGTAGCTATGTTTATAGTGCCTTTTTTGGTTGTGATTTTGTGAAGTGTAGCCAGCTAGTTTTATTTGGTCGGCTATCCTTGTTTTGTTTTGT
The window above is part of the Oryza sativa Japonica Group chromosome 7, ASM3414082v1 genome. Proteins encoded here:
- the LOC4344404 gene encoding uncharacterized protein, with amino-acid sequence MTPADAFLILDFLAGNRLIPHSVFTTLLASLPSVSPHTSPRLRAGLALRALDSALSISESSEMDAPTLLRKARAVLADPDLAPFFPQHLAAPASADDAPAAAVAHLNRLLDVEWASLPPSSLEIAAERIVGSQALHSWANADHAQRSKLRLLVGESTALEILDTLQRPDASTNHPGTLPQVDNAPETNGASHCAQQNDGAKSGLVKQNAEADRPQQDSTRHQQDSVQGASNSQLKESSVTMESIRGTGPDITGFMEEATPRVAGQFAPDNIKNHQVTGSKRSLMERNPTASTYEWDGSDSEGKRPAAKRRLPIFERTAKPSPTAAHKTRKKWSEKQEKTLLEGVEKYGKGNWKDIKMAYPDVFEDRSTVDLKDKFRNLERHLCA